Within the Dialister hominis genome, the region GTCAGGCCTGCAAAGCAGATCAGAGAATGCTTGTTTTTAAAGCGTCTCACATCTCCGATCTGGGCAATAAGCGCTACTCTGGTAACTCTTCCGACTCCGCCCATCTCGCCGACGAGTTCATATTCCGGCAGATCCTTGGCTATATCTTCCATTCGTGTTAAACTAGCCATAAGAGTTTCGTCGGCTCTTCTCAGTAATCCGACATACCACATGATGGTTTCTCTAACAATTGGATTATTGGGGATGGAAGGGATACCATTCTTTGCTTGAGCGTAGATCGTTGCTGCTTTACTCTCATTGGAACGGTATCCTTTTTCTTTTGCCCATCCGCAATAAGATGCGACAAATTCTGCTTCCGATTTAGCAATAATATCCTCAATGTGGCAATACCTTTCCAGGAAATCCAGCAGTTTGTCTTTACCGCTGTTTATGTCGAATCCTCCGAAAAGATCGAAGATTTCTGGCATGGTCTGCTCCAATTGACTTTGCAGCTGGAGAAGGATGCGGCTTCTTTCCTCCGAAAAGTTAAGATAAGCATCGCAGAGTCTCTTCAAGAGGAAATACTTATCTCCATTAAGATCGAATTGCGGTAACTTTGCCCAATAAGCGATTCCATATCTGGCAATATTCGAGGAGTCGATGGAGTCTGTCTTTGTGTGTCTGAAGTTCTCTGCCTTATTAAAATTAGCAATCATCAGAGCGTTGACGACAGATACAAAAATCCCATTCTGCTGCAAGAAATAGGCTATCGACAGGTGATAGACACCTGTTGATTCCATGACGACTTTTATCTCGTCATACTTTGCTTGTACCCGAATTTCATTGACCAGAGGCTGAAGTTCCTCTTTTGTGTGCTTAACATCAAAGGGCCTGCGGATGATCTTGTCGCCAGGCGCCATGAAAAACACCGTACTTTTTCTCTTGGATACATCAATACCTACACAGATCATAAGCGACCTCCTATAAAAGATATTTGTAGTTGGTAGACGCTAATCCTTCACACACTTATTACCACTCAAACTAGTTTTTTTACACGAACACGGAGATAAACCTGCCTAACGCGAGCACACATAATAAGGGGAAGGCTGACCCTCTTCTCCACGTCCAGTAAACGGACCGGTGGGTCGCCGTCAAACCATCTACTCCCCTAATTATATGCAATAAGTGCAGCGGATAGGAGCGGCCTATCTACTACACTTCTATTGTACTAGGTGGCTCGTATACCAGTTGACAATAATGGCAATTGCACAAATGCCTAATAAGTTAGTGTACGAGACGGATGAGATGTAGTTCCTAGGCCATGGGCCGGCTGTGTGGTTTTAATCATATTTTAGATTGCACTCCCGCGCCACCGCTAAAAGGCCAAGGTACGCTTACATATCAATAAGCTCTTTTATAAGGATACCTTTACAACCGCGACGGGGCGCGAATAAAAACACCGTAAAACCAGACTAACGTCTGTACGAACTACTGTATTCGTCAGGCAACAGAAATTTGGAGCCTGACACCTTCTCCTGGCGGTGCAAGGTCAACACCATTCCTTGCTTCGCAAATGGAGAACAAGCCAACCTCACTCCGTTCGCAGAAATGCAACTCATCCGCCCGGCAGCGGGATTTGGTACACGATTCCTTTCGGAGACGAAGGCGATGCCGAAAAAAATGCTTCCTATCGTAGATAAGCCTACGATTCAGTATATTGTCGAAGAAATCGAAGCGAGCGGGATTGAACAGATCCTTATTATTTCTGGTCATGCGAAGAGAGCCTTCGAAGATCATTTCGATTCTTCTCCGGAACTGGAACAGCATCTGTATGAGTCCGGGAAGATGGATCTCTTGAAAGAGATTCGTCATGTTGCTTCTGTCAAAGTGCATTATACTCGTCAGCAGTACATGAGAGGCCCTGGAGATGCTATTCTCTGTGCCAAGGAATTCATGGACGGAGAACCATTTGGCGTCATTCTTGGTGATGATGTCGTATATACAGGCGACGGTGAGCCAGCTCTGAAACAGCTGATGGATCAGTATGAAAAGACAGGCGGAGCTGTCATAGGCTGCCAGCGCGTAAGAGAAGAACAGGTCTCTTCCTATGGAATCATTGATGGAGTAAAGACAGAAGATCCGGATTTGGTCAAAGTCCTGGACATGATAGAAAAACCTTCTATTGAAGAAGCCCCCAGCCGCATTGCAGCGCTTGGACGCTACGTCATCACTCCGGAAATATTTAAGATTCTTGAACAGACAAAACCGGGGAAAGGCGGAGAAATCCAGCTCACCGACGCTCTTCGCGTCATGGCAAAAAATGGAAACGTGTATGCCTATAATTTCAAGGGAAAACGCTACGACACAGGTAATAAGCTAGGCTACCTCAAAGCCATGGTAGAATTTGCTCTTAGAAGAGAAGACATAGGACCAGGATTCAGAGAATACCTGAAGACATTGGAACTGTGATAAAAGACGCGTTTTCCGTTCGGGGAAATAGCAAAAAAGGAATGTGAAAAGATAGATGACTTTTCGCATTCCTTTTTTATCGCCTTATCTATTATCCCATCGTATTCTTTCCGAATACAGGATGTGTGGTTGATTTGAGGCTTCTTTTTTCTATGATTTCCAACGCTCGTTCCATTCCTATGTCGTCTCTTCCTCCATTGTCTTCGTAGACGAGTATGGGTTCTTCTGTGTCGACTTCGCTGCCAGGGAGGTAGACGTATTCCTTAGTGACGTTGTCGCCATAGATATAGCCTGCCAGAAGCTTACTCTCTGTCGTCTTTTTCAGCATGGAAGTCCTCCAGATCGTAAAGAAGATGGGGCTTGAAGTCCAGGTAGTCAGCCGAGGTGAGGTGGAGGCGGATGCCTTCGAGCTCCTCGGGGAGGTTCTGGAAATTCATGGCGCCGTGGATGTGGCCATAGACGCAGTCGGTGACATGGTACTTGGTCATGAGCTGCAGCATATGAGTCGGATTTCTGAGTTCATCGAAGGGTGGGTAGTGAAGGACGGCGATGATTCTTTCCGGATTCATCTTGCTGGCGAGTTCAAGGGAGCGTTCCAGTCTTCCTTCTTCTCTTAAAATGATTGGCTTATCTGCCTCTGTCAGTTTTCTGGATGTCTCCGCAATCCAGCCTCTTGTACCGGCAATGGCGATCGGTCCGACGGAGAGGGCAGAGTTATAAATGAATTCAAAAGCGCCGTCTGTCATGCGGGTCATTTTTGTGACAGTATCCCACCAGTAGTCATGGTTGCCGCGGACGATGATTTTTCTGCCGGGAAGAGTTCCCAGCATCTTCAGATCGGAAATAGCATCCTGAATGTGCATGGCCCATGATAAATCGCCCGCCATGATGACCGTGTCTTCTGGATGGATTGTTTCCATCCAGGCATTGATGATCTTCTCCCTGTGGTTGTTCCATGCAGGTCCGAAGATATCCATCGGCTTCGTCGGCGGGTCGCCTGAGAGGTGGAAGTCACTGAAAGCATATAATTTCATCAGTGTCATTCTCCAAAATACGTTCCGGTATGAAGTTTTTCGAGCATGCGCTTCTGGCTTTCATGATCCATGACATGGGTGATATGGTAGCCCATGTAAAGAGGACTTGCCGTATAACGCGGGAAAATCTTCGCCCGGATATGTTTGAAATGGTAAAAGAAAATATTGTAGCTTGTGCAGGGGAGAGGGAAGTCATTCAGGACATAACGTGCCAGAGTCTGAATCGTGTCAGCAAATTTTTCCGGCGAAGCGTCCTTCTTCAGAGTGACATTCATTTCTCCCATGCCGCTGATCGGATAGTCTGATACAGTAGCATAGCAGTCCTGGTCTTCGTGAACGATGGGACCAAGGAAATTTTCCCGGTCGATATTGTCCTTGTAGTCATACGTATCAAGACCGATGATTTGGGAATGAGGATGGCGCTGCGAACCGCCTGAACCAGGGCCGTAGTTGCGAAAATAAAGGACGGATTTGAAACGCTTGTCCCTCTCCATCTTTTCCCAGCGTTCAAGGCCAAAGGAAATGACTTCATGCAGCTTCTCTTTGCTGTACGTCGTCAGTTCAGCGTTATGATCAGAAGTCTCTACAATGACTGTCGGATACGTTCCTTCAAAAACAGGGAACTTATTCATCAGCCAGATAATATCATCCTTCTTGTCGAGGATGTTCGTTAAAGTTTCAGGATGGCAGAAAGGGCAGATCTTCTGTGTCGAAGAATGCGGCTTCTTGCCTCCGATTGAAAGGTTGAAAATGATAGGTGTATTCATGGTAGATTCCTCAGCTTTCACTTCAATTATAACACAGAGACTTTCCTTATCTTGAGATAAATATGATTTGTGTTATGAATGAGAAGCGGGTTATCGCATAAGAAAAGGAATCTTATAGCAAAAATAAAGAGGAGGAATTTTACTTGTTTAAAAAGCATTTATACATTGTTATTTAAAGCATGGAAACGTATAATAAAAGCGTATGTATCGCAATTTTTCATGACGTTCGGTACGAGATTTTATGAATATAAAAAATTCGTGATGCCACATGATGGTGGATTATTTAATGTCTGGAAAGCAATGAATAGATTGGCTTCTTAATATAGATTTAAATCGAATAGTCATATAAAAGGGCATTTGGAATAATTGATTATTCTGCAATATAAAATTTGGTTGTCAGATAGGTACATGGGTAAAATTAGAAATAGAGGGATGAAAATGCGAGAAAGTATTAAAAAGATAGAAAAAGGGATGATTTTTTTATTAATTATTACAATGCCAATTATGTTTTTGCCGGAGAGATATAATTTGCCATTAGCAGGATCAATATTACCATTAATGATTCTGTATGTCTTGTTGCTCGCATTAGGAGTACAGTATGTATTAGAAAAATTTATATATCTACCACATTATAGATTTTTCTTGTTTTTTTGTTTTTGGGTGATTGTCTGTACAATAATAGGTGCATATAGATTTCCTTTTTGGAATGAAGCCTTCGATCGCTATTTAATGGATACAAATGTAGTCAAGGTTATTGAACATATTTGGCCTGGAATCATAGATTCCCCATCAGCATTACACTTTAAATACTTTGTTTCCAGTATATGGGGAATTGTAAAAAATTTAATTGTCCCATTAGGGGGCATATTTTTCATTTTTACTAATATGTATAGTAAATCTTCAAGAGAAGGAATTAGTTGGATATCTAAAGCTGCATTTTTTGGCAGTATTAATGGGGATTTATTCTCTATTTGAAATTTGGTGGATATGGACTGGTAATTCTTATTGTGAACAAATATTAATTACAATAAATAGAAATTTATATACTCCTGAATTTGCTCATGGTTGGTGGCCGCCGCTCTTATGGAAAGGACAAGTGAGGAGTTTTGCGCCTGAGCCCTCGTTCTTCGGCATTTATGCAGCTTTTATAATTCCTTTCTTATGGTATAGAATTTTCTATGAAAACAGAAAGTTAGAATTTGTGCTTTTGATTTATTTTGTCTTTATGGTTTTTATGACAAAGGCAAGAACGGCTACAGTTATCTATTTTGGAGAAGTGGCATGTTTAATTCTTATAAGTCTATGGCTTCGATATGATAATTGAAAGAAAATATGTTTGTCTATCTGCTTGGGGACTGTACTATCGTTTGGCCTCTGCATTGGAGGAAGTGCGATTATAACTAATATTGCAAAAACTAGTGCAAATGAGATCATTATATCCAATAGTTTGGGGAAAACCGTGATGGATGGGTCTGAAAAATATATTGATAACAATGTGATCTCAGTTGCTGGAATAAGTGATCGCTCTAATACTCCACGATTCGGAAATGTTATTGCAATGGCAAGAGTAGGATTGCATCATCCAATTTTTGGAGTAGGGCATGGTTATGTTGATATGTACATGATGTCAGAATTTCCTTCGTTTGTAAAAAATCATCAGGAGGTAAAGCAATGGACGTCCGATATGCTTTCGCTTACCTTTATGAGAATCCAATATCCTGTGGTAAATGAGTTTTCTCAATTGATTGCGGAATATGGAATCGTAGGAATAATATTATTTTGCATACCAATTATCTATCTTTTTAGAGAAGTTATACGGAAAAGGTCAATTTTAAAAGAACGATTTGATATCATATGTATACTTATAATGTTTATAGGTCAACTCGGCTGTTTATTTAGTAGTCAATTCTTCTATACTTATCCGATTTCTTTTGCACTACTGTATTGTGCTATTTTTGATAGGGGGGAATGCTCTCTAGTTCCTAATAGATAAGGACTTTTATTGCTTCAACTTCTTATTCTTATGGATGGTCATGAAATGATCAAGCCATTTGGAATCAACCATGAGTTTCCTGCTGTTCATGGATATTTTACTTTATAGCGAAGCTTTTCTGCTAACTTGTCCGCGGCTTTTGCTTTACGGTTTTTGCACTTAATTTTATTGGATGTACTCCTTATGTGCAATGGTAGCAGAATAGGCATCATTACAATGTTTTAATTCATGAATAGTAGTTGAGTTATGTATCTGCAAGGTAGTAGTAATTTTACGGGAGTAATATTTTACTGGATGGTAACTCCTCTAATTGAGATCGTCGATTTATGGTAAGATGGTTGTAACTCATAGTAGTCTGGCGTTTTTGTCGTTATTAACATTTTACACTGTCCTACTGTGAGTTATTTTATTTCCTTGGCGAATCTCCTTTAATTTTTGGGTGTGTCAAGAGTTTTGTGTAAATCGATTCAATAAGCAACATCGTATTGCTGCATAAGCTGAGACATCCTGTCGTCCATGAGCAGCTGGTTCCGGACCATCGCCCAGCTTGCGACGTGACGACCTTTCCATTTTTTATAGAGCTCTTGGATGCGTAGGTAGAAAATCTTGAAGACTGCATCCTCGTTGGGGAAAGCGCCTTTCTTGGTCACCTTGCGGAAGCTAGAGTTGACGCTCTCGATGGCATTGGTCGTGTACATGATCTTGCGCACGGCACTGCCATAGTTATAGAGCTGCTCGACGTGTGAGAAATTGTTTTCCCATACGCTGACCGCGCCTGGATAAGCCTGCCAGTCGGTCTTGAACTTCTCGAATTCCTGACGGGCCTGCTTGACGTTGATGGCACCATAGATGAGCTTCAGCTGCTTCGTGAATGCACTCCACTGCTTGCGTGGGATGTAGCGGATGGAATTGCGGATGAGGTGTACGATGCAGCGCTGAACCGTGGCATGCGGGAATACAGCCTTGGCGCCTTCCTCCAATCCGCTCACGCCATCCATGGACAGGATGCCAAGATCCTTAACGCCGCGAGCCCGCAGCTCGTCGAAGATCTGCATCCAGTCATGCTTGCTCTCCGTCTCGTTGATCCAGAGGCCAAGGACATCCTTGCAGCCGTTGACGTCATAGGCAAGCATGACATAGACGGCCACCTGCTGGACGCCATACTCCGTGCGCAGCGATACGTAGATGCAGTCGACGAAAGCAAATGGATAGAACGACTGGAGCGGACGATTCCGCCATGCCTCGACCTCTTCCATGACGCAGCCTGTGATGGTGGAGATCTGTTCATGTGACATCTGGAAGCCGTAGATGTCTTCGATGGTTGCAGCGATGTCGCGTTGGCTCATGCCACGGGCATACATCGCCAGTACCTTGCCCTCGATGGACGAAACGTCGCGCTGGTGCTTCTTGATGATCTGCGGTTCAAACGTACTCTGGCGATCCCTAGGGACGCGGATAGGAACCTCGCCCAGAGAGGTCTTGAGCGTCTTGGATGAATAGCCGTTCCGGACATTGTCACCGTCTTCGGAGCGCTCATGCTTCTTATGGCCGAGATGATTTTCCATCTCACCTTTGAGCATGGACTCAAAAATGGGGCCAAAAATCTGCTTCAGGACGTCCTGTACGTCTTCCGCGCTCTTGATGTCGTAGTTGTTGAGGATTTGCTGAGCAATCTGCTCGCCTGGGGTAGTTGGTGGAGTTTTACACTTTGCCATTCTGTTACCGTCCTTATCTTTGTTTACCCCAGTATGGGGCATAAAGTAGATTCATGCAATACCGATTTACACAAACTATTTTACACTCCCCAGGTTTATGTTGTCTTAGATAAAACTATGCTTGGCCTTCTTTCGGGATCATTTGCAGAAAATGGCTACTATGAACAGGCGGATAAGATGGTGAAGCTACTTTTAACAATTGTTACATCATTAGGAACTGTTATGATGCCTCGGATTTCTTTCGCCCATGCACACGGATTAAAAGAAGATGTTATGAATTATATGATGAAGTCCTACCGGTTTACCTGGTTTCTTTCGATTCCTATGTGTTTAGGGCTTATTTCCACAGCACCAAATTTTGTCCCATGGTTCTATGGTCCTGGTTACGAAAAGGTAATAGTTGTTCTTCAGGCAATCAGTGGAATTATTATTGCTATAGGGATAAGTAATGTAACAGGAATTCAGTACTTAGTGCCAACAAATCGCCAGAATCAGTTGACCCTATCGGTTATAGTGGGTGCGGCTTTTAATTTTGGTATCAATTTCTATTTGATTCCAAAATATCATTCGGTTGGTGTTGCTATTGCCACTCTTCTTACTGAATGGCTGGTAACAATGGTTCAGCTTTATATGGTAAGAAGGGATTTCGGTTTTAAGACGATATTATCCCAATCTACACATTATTGGTTAGCAGGTATGATTATGTTCATGATTACAATTACTATAGAGCAAATGTTTTCACCGACTATTATTCATACTGGTGTTATTGCTATTATTGGAGGAGCCGTTTATATTGGAATTCTTTTAGGAATGAGGGATTCTGTGTTGATGGAAGGTATATCTGCGGCTAGAGAGAAGCTGGGAATATAGTGACGGAACGATGCAATTAATCGCTATATAAGAAGGGTAGTATAACATAACAAAGGGTAGTATAACATAACATATAATATAATATGGATTTTTCTGACGTTGGTTTATGGCATAATTTTATTTGTTTTTGTCTGTATAGATAGCTTTGTCGGGCAAAATTTGAAGAGGTGAAGCACCTTGAAGCTTATCGTGACCGGGGGAGCCGGTTTTATCGGAGGAAACTTTGTTCATTATATGCTGCAGGAACATCCAGGTGATCAGATTATATGCCTGGATAAGCTGACATATGCTGGAAATCTTTCAACATTGGCAGATGTCATGGATCATCCGAATTTCCAGTTCGTAAAGATGGATATTTGTGACAGGGATAGCGTTTATGGCCTTTTTGAAAAAGAAAAGCCTGATGTCGTGATTAATTTCGCTGCAGAAAGCCATGTTGATCGTTCCATTGAAAATCCGGAAATCTTCCTTCAGACGAATATTATCGGGACGTCTGTCCTGATGGATGCCTGCAGAAAGTATGGCATTCAGAGGTATCACCAGGTATCTACCGATGAAGTGTATGGCGATCTTCCTCTGGATCGTCCTGATCTTTTCTTTACAGAAGAAACGCCCATCCATACATCGAGTCCTTACAGCAGTTCCAAGTCTGGGGCTGATCTCCTTGTCATGGCCTACTACAGGACATACGGACTTCCTGTCACAATTTCGCGCTGCTCGAATAACTATGGACCGTATCATTTCCCGGAAAAGCTCATTCCGCTGATGATTATCAATGCGCTCCATGACAGGCCTCTTCCTGTTTACGGGGATGGTCTGAATGTTCGTGACTGGCTCTATGTTGAAGATCACTGCCGCGCCATTGACCTCATTATCCGTAAAGGAAAAGTCGGGGAAGTCTATAACGTCGGCGGTCATAATGAAATGAGGAATATAGACATCGTTAAACTGATCTGTCAGGAGCTTGGAAAGCCGGAGAGTTTAATCACTCACGTAACGGATCGAAAAGGCCATGACAGAAGATATGCCATTGATCCTGAAAAAATTCACAGAGAACTTGGCTGGCTTCCGGAAACAAAATTTGCCGATGGTATCAAGAAGACGATTCAGTGGTATTTGACACATCAGAAATGGTGGGAAGACATCATTTCCGGAGAATATCAGAATTATTATCAGAAGATGTATGAAAATAAATCAGCAATATAAAATGCTAAGTTTTTTAGGGAGCTAATATTTTTGGCTCATAGATTTCTACCCTAATATCTGTTCAGGCAGATTGAAATCTACGAGCTTTTGCTTTGCCCATATTTCTATATTATCTACGTGGTGAAATTCGCAAAACGCAGCGGAAATTTTTTTTAAGATTTTCAAAAAAGGTGTTGACAGGCATCTCTCAATCATGTAATATAATGCCAAGATAACTCTTTAACGAGATAAAGAATTAAAGAAGGCTAAGGGAGAGATGACCATGAATATTAAAAAGATTCTTGCAGCAGGGGTTTTGGCACTGGGTGCTATTGGTTTGATGGCTGGATGTGGCGGAGATCAGAAGTCTGCCGGAAGCGCTGCTAAGTCAGCTGCTGCAGGCGCTAAGCCGACAAAGATTGTAGCTGGTATGGATGATACCTTCGCTCCGATGGGGTTCCGTGATGACAGCGGTAAGATCGTAGGCTTCGATATCGATATGGCAAATGCGGTATCCAAGGAAATCGGTGTTCCGATTGAATTCAAGCCAATCGACTGGGCTTCCAAGGAAACGGAACTGAATTCCGGTAAGATCGATGCCATCTGGAACGGCTTCACCATGACTCCGGAAAGACAGAAGAAGCTTGGTTTCACAAAACCTTACATGGATAATACTCAGGTCTACGTCGTTCTGGCTGACAGCCCGATCAAGACACAGGCTGAACTGAAAGGAAAGAAACTGGATATCCAGGAAGCTTCCACGGCGGAAGCTGCTCTGAATAAGGATCCGGCTCTGAAGAATTCCTTCTCTGAAGTCAAGGCTTATCCTGATCTTGCTTCCTGCTTCATGGATCTGGAATCCGGACGCTGCGATGCAATCCTGGCTGACTCTGTCCTGATTGAATACTACATGACTAAGAAACCTGGAACATTCAGAGAACTGGATGGCGTTGTTTCCAAAGATACATTCGCTATCGGCGTCAAGAAAGACAACCAGGCTCTGATCGATCTTCTGAATGAAGGCATTGAAAAGGTAAAAGCAAGCGGCGAAGCTGCTAAGATTTCCGAAAAATGGTTCGGTAAAGATGTTATTCTGAAATAATTCCCTTTAAGGGATAAACGAAGAGGCAGAGCGGGAGGTTTCCTGTTCTGCCTTGCTTCGTTCATATCTAGCCAGTTTGTAAATTTTGTCACTCTATCTTGTTAAAAGGATGAAGTCAGTGTATGATATTCATACATGATCAAAAACGGCACTGCCGTAAATTCCGGAATGTAAGGAGCCGATGATGGATTATATCATTCACATTTTGCCAAATATGATTCAAGGTCTGGGCGTTTCTGCCAAGATTTTCCTTTTTACCATAGTGCTGTCACTGCCAATCGGTGTACTTCTCGCCATGGTCCGCATCTCGAAGGTGGGGCTTTTCCGCCGTCTGGCCGCCATGTACATCTACGTCATGAGAGGCACGCCTCTGATGCTGCAGATCATGTTCATTTACTATGGCCTTCCTTTGATGCTGAATATCCAGATCAATGATTTCCCGGCGGCCATCCTGGCTTTCGTAGCGAACTATGCTGCATACTTCGCTGAAATATTCCGAGGCGGCATCCAGTCGATCAGCAAGGGCCAGTATGAAGGCGCCAAGGTTCTTGGCTTTACGTATAAGCAGACGATGTGGCACATCATCCTTCCTCAGGTCGTCAAGCGCGTCATCCCGCCTCTTGGCAACGAAACCATCACGCTTCTGAAGGATACCTCTCTTGTATACATTCTTGCTATGAACGACCTCATGCGCGTCACCCGTGCTTTCGTTCAGCGCGACTTCGATACAACGCCGTTCCTTGTAGCAGCTGTTTTCTACCTGCTCTGCACGGCTATCCTGACAAAGATTCTGGCATACATTGAAAAACGCTATGCCGTTTATGAAGACTGATGAGGTACTGCGATGAGCTTTATTGAAATGAAAGATATTGTGAAGGTTTATGGCAAACTCACCATTCTTCATAAGGTCAATATGAGTCTTGAAAAAGGGGAAGTCATCTCCATCATCGGGCCATCCGGTGCCGGCAAGAGTACTCTCCTCCGCTGCCTGAATCACCTTGAAACGATCCAGGGAGGATCCATTCTTGTCGACGGCGATTATCTCGCGGAAGAAAAGAATGGAGAAGTCATCTACGCCAATGAAGTAAAGTCCAAGGAAATTTTGGGAAAGATGGGCATGGTATTCCAGTCCTTCAATCTTTTTCCGCATATGACAGTCCTGGATAACATCATGGCCGCTCCGATTTATGTCAAAGGCATGAAGAAAGAAGAAGTTCTTCCTATTGCCGAGAATCTTCTGGATAAAGTAGGACTTCTGAATAAGAAGAACATGTATCCTGGAAGCCTTTCCGGAGGGCAGAAACAGCGAGTCGCTATCGCAAGAGCTCTTGCCATGAACCCGGAAATCATGCTCTTCGACGAACCGACATCTGCTCTTGATCCTGAACTGACAGGCGAAGTTCTGAAAACCATCCAGCAGCTGGCTGACGAAAACATGACCATGGTCATCGTCACCCACGAAATGGCCTTCGCCAAATCTGTTTCCGACAGGATCCTCTTCATGGTAGACGGAAAAGTAGAAGAAGAAGGCACCAGCGAGCAAGTCTTCGAACATCCAAAGAGCGAAAGGACCAAGGCATTCCTGAAGTCTATATTGAAATAAAAGCAATAAGTAAAGAAGCAGCCGCACTCGAAAGAGTGCGGTTTTTTGCATTTGACCTTGCCCTGGAAGGGAAGGTACCGGCGGAGCCGGGGGATGAGTTGCATTTCCTCAGTCGAAGACTGGTATAAGGCTCTTTTTATAAACACACAATACGACTTCGCGCTGCTCGAAGAACCTTTTCATATTTTAAAGTGCTATGAATACTGCACCCCTTTTCCGGCAACAGCCGAAAGCCGGTACTCCTTCCCCGCTGGGGCAGGTCAAAGTCCTCGGACGCGGTTTTGACGGATATTATCAAAACAGATTTAATTTAATCTTCTTTTATTTCGATATTTCAGAATGACAGTATGATGAAGTGCATTTATAATAAATACATGACTTATGAAAATAGTTTATTGATTAATTAGGAAGTGTTTATAGGAGCGATTGGCCTGATTTGAAAATAGGGAGAATTGCAATGCAGTTGTTATCATTGGTGGTGCCTTGTTTTAATGAGGAAGCCACGATTCAGACTTTTTATGATGAGGTCATGAAGTATGAGGATAGAATCGATGCGGAGCTGGAATTCTGTTTTATTGATGACGGAAGTACAGACAGGACCATAGAGATTCTTCGTGATCTTCATAAAAAAGATTCCAGGGTTCATTATGTTTCTTTTTCCAGAAACTTCGGGAAAGAAGCAGGGCTTTATGCCGGGCTTTCTATGGCTAAGGGAGACTATGTAGCTACGATGGACGTGGATCTTCAGGATCCTCCGGCTCTTCTCCCAGATATGTGGCGTCTCTTGCATGATCCGATCGAAGACTATGACTGTGTCGCGACGAAGAGGACGACCAGAAAAGGAGAGCCTGCTATTCGCTCTTTCTTTGCCAGGCAGTTCTACAAAATCATCAATAAGCTTTCTAAAACGCAGATTGTTGATGGCGCCAGAGATTTTCGCATGATGTCTCGTCAGATGGTGAATGCCATCGTAGCGGATGG harbors:
- a CDS encoding IS110 family RNA-guided transposase, translating into MICVGIDVSKRKSTVFFMAPGDKIIRRPFDVKHTKEELQPLVNEIRVQAKYDEIKVVMESTGVYHLSIAYFLQQNGIFVSVVNALMIANFNKAENFRHTKTDSIDSSNIARYGIAYWAKLPQFDLNGDKYFLLKRLCDAYLNFSEERSRILLQLQSQLEQTMPEIFDLFGGFDINSGKDKLLDFLERYCHIEDIIAKSEAEFVASYCGWAKEKGYRSNESKAATIYAQAKNGIPSIPNNPIVRETIMWYVGLLRRADETLMASLTRMEDIAKDLPEYELVGEMGGVGRVTRVALIAQIGDVRRFKNKHSLICFAGLTPSIHESGKFRASQNHIVKKGPARLRKVLYQVMMSLVMHKIPKDDAVYRFIKKKEAEGKYKKVAKVAGMAKFLRIYYGRVMHLYRDLGLAA
- the galU gene encoding UTP--glucose-1-phosphate uridylyltransferase GalU; this translates as MQLIRPAAGFGTRFLSETKAMPKKMLPIVDKPTIQYIVEEIEASGIEQILIISGHAKRAFEDHFDSSPELEQHLYESGKMDLLKEIRHVASVKVHYTRQQYMRGPGDAILCAKEFMDGEPFGVILGDDVVYTGDGEPALKQLMDQYEKTGGAVIGCQRVREEQVSSYGIIDGVKTEDPDLVKVLDMIEKPSIEEAPSRIAALGRYVITPEIFKILEQTKPGKGGEIQLTDALRVMAKNGNVYAYNFKGKRYDTGNKLGYLKAMVEFALRREDIGPGFREYLKTLEL
- a CDS encoding metallophosphoesterase — its product is MKLYAFSDFHLSGDPPTKPMDIFGPAWNNHREKIINAWMETIHPEDTVIMAGDLSWAMHIQDAISDLKMLGTLPGRKIIVRGNHDYWWDTVTKMTRMTDGAFEFIYNSALSVGPIAIAGTRGWIAETSRKLTEADKPIILREEGRLERSLELASKMNPERIIAVLHYPPFDELRNPTHMLQLMTKYHVTDCVYGHIHGAMNFQNLPEELEGIRLHLTSADYLDFKPHLLYDLEDFHAEKDDRE
- a CDS encoding DUF4931 domain-containing protein; the encoded protein is MNTPIIFNLSIGGKKPHSSTQKICPFCHPETLTNILDKKDDIIWLMNKFPVFEGTYPTVIVETSDHNAELTTYSKEKLHEVISFGLERWEKMERDKRFKSVLYFRNYGPGSGGSQRHPHSQIIGLDTYDYKDNIDRENFLGPIVHEDQDCYATVSDYPISGMGEMNVTLKKDASPEKFADTIQTLARYVLNDFPLPCTSYNIFFYHFKHIRAKIFPRYTASPLYMGYHITHVMDHESQKRMLEKLHTGTYFGE
- a CDS encoding O-antigen ligase family protein, producing MDGSEKYIDNNVISVAGISDRSNTPRFGNVIAMARVGLHHPIFGVGHGYVDMYMMSEFPSFVKNHQEVKQWTSDMLSLTFMRIQYPVVNEFSQLIAEYGIVGIILFCIPIIYLFREVIRKRSILKERFDIICILIMFIGQLGCLFSSQFFYTYPISFALLYCAIFDRGECSLVPNR
- a CDS encoding IS256 family transposase, producing the protein MAKCKTPPTTPGEQIAQQILNNYDIKSAEDVQDVLKQIFGPIFESMLKGEMENHLGHKKHERSEDGDNVRNGYSSKTLKTSLGEVPIRVPRDRQSTFEPQIIKKHQRDVSSIEGKVLAMYARGMSQRDIAATIEDIYGFQMSHEQISTITGCVMEEVEAWRNRPLQSFYPFAFVDCIYVSLRTEYGVQQVAVYVMLAYDVNGCKDVLGLWINETESKHDWMQIFDELRARGVKDLGILSMDGVSGLEEGAKAVFPHATVQRCIVHLIRNSIRYIPRKQWSAFTKQLKLIYGAINVKQARQEFEKFKTDWQAYPGAVSVWENNFSHVEQLYNYGSAVRKIMYTTNAIESVNSSFRKVTKKGAFPNEDAVFKIFYLRIQELYKKWKGRHVASWAMVRNQLLMDDRMSQLMQQYDVAY
- a CDS encoding lipid II flippase MurJ produces the protein MGHKVDSCNTDLHKLFYTPQVYVVLDKTMLGLLSGSFAENGYYEQADKMVKLLLTIVTSLGTVMMPRISFAHAHGLKEDVMNYMMKSYRFTWFLSIPMCLGLISTAPNFVPWFYGPGYEKVIVVLQAISGIIIAIGISNVTGIQYLVPTNRQNQLTLSVIVGAAFNFGINFYLIPKYHSVGVAIATLLTEWLVTMVQLYMVRRDFGFKTILSQSTHYWLAGMIMFMITITIEQMFSPTIIHTGVIAIIGGAVYIGILLGMRDSVLMEGISAAREKLGI